A portion of the Rhizoctonia solani chromosome 6, complete sequence genome contains these proteins:
- a CDS encoding NADH:flavin oxidoreductase/NADH oxidase — protein sequence MATAASNKLFTPLQVGDLTLAHRVVMAPLTRYRADDNHAHTDLALKYYSQRAEVPGTLLITEATFISPEAGGYDHVPGIWSDEQIAAWKKITDAVHDKRSYIYLQLWALGRAADPKVLGREGLPFVSSSPTPMEEGAPVPRELTREEIKRYVDTYAQAAKNAVFKAGFDGVEIHSANGYLLDQFLQDVCNKRTDEYGGSIENRARFTLEVADAVTAAVGAKKTGIRFSPWGKFQGMRMEDPVPTFSYVIKELAKRHTDLAYVHFVEPVVAGDSDQKVDQAHDTGSAKHPDSNDFAREIWAPRTFLSAGGYNPKSGEQAANKYGNAAIVFGRHFIANPDLPERLRNGIPLNHYDRDTFYTQGPKGYIDYPKANEVKA from the exons ATGGCCACTGCAGCATCCAACAAACTATTTACACCACTTCAAGTTGGCGACCTTACTCTCGCCCATCGAGTCGTCATGGCTCCCTTGACCCGATACCGAGCCGACGATAACCATGCACACACCGACCTTGCCTTGAAGTACTATTCCCAACGTGCAGAGGTCCCTGGTACACTCCTGATTACTGAAGCTACATTTATATCCCCCGAGGCTGGTGGATATGACCATGTTCCTGGGATCTGGTCCGACGAACAGATTGCAGCATGGAAAAAG ATCACCGACGCGGTTCATGACAAGCGCTCCTATATCTATCTGCAGCTCTGGGCCCTCGGGCGCGCCGCTGACCCCAAGGTACTGGGACGAGAGGGCCTTCCCTTTgtctcttcttctcccacTCCAATGGAAGAAGGTGCGCCTGTTCCGAGGGAGCTCACTCGAGAGGAAATCAAACGTTATGTCGACACATACGCACAAGCTGCCAAGAACGCAGTCTTCAAAGCCGGGTTCGATGGGGTCGAAATTCACTCAGCAAA CGGCTACTTGTTGGATCAGTTCCTTCAAGATGTTTGCAACAAGCGTACCGACGAGTACGGCGGATCAATAGAGAACCGTGCTCGCTTTACACTGGAAGTCGCAGATGCCGTGACTGCGGCGGTTGGTGCCAAGAAGACAGGTATTCGATTCtcgccttggggcaaattcCAGG GCATGCGCATGGAAGACCCCGTTCCAACCTTCTCATATGTAATCAAAGAGCTGGCAAAGCGTCATACGGATCTCGCGTATGTTCATTTTGTGGAACCTGTCGTGGCCGGAGATAGCGACCAGAAAGTAGACCAGGCGCATGATACAGGGTCCGCCAAG CACCCTGATTCCAATGATTTTGCTCGCGAAATATGGGCTCCGCGCACATTCCTTAGCGCTGGTGGTTACAATCCCAAGAGCGGCGAACAAGCGGCGAACAAGTACGGAAATGCGGCAATTGTATTCGGGAGGCACTTCATTGCCAAT CCGGACCTGCCTGAGCGCTTACGCAATGGGATACCGTTAAACCACTACGATCGTGACACCTTTTATACCCAGGGCCCGAAGGGATATATTGACTACCCGAAGGCAAACGAAGTCAAGGCATAA
- a CDS encoding cytochrome P450 family protein has product MEYYAMLKGFGNNILIVEGEEWKRQRRIVSPAFSDKNNHLVWEAAQGFVEQMMDSWGSRQSTILHDVSEDLSLPLSICVIAKAGLGQNVSWGRDRIPSGHTLTFKDALATFAKTAHLPLILPDWAWSLRRSWNEAKHAHGELRLYLQEMLNGRRGLSEGEIRDAVTQKHDLFSQLLYARDADNMLEEDELIGNVFIFLIAGHETTAHTLAIILALLALYPQAQDKIVKQVRELEHEYGKLSYSHIHQLTYTMAVIYETLRLFPTVPMIPKMATADTTLMVGLPPDNRTIHVPKSMTVHIQLTGLHYNPSYWESPEEFDPERFMDPHWNRDAFIAFSLGPRACIGRRFAETSLVAELVTLLSNYKVSIDESRFRLINGESIVERRSRLINPNERITLTPAPMPLVFSRRD; this is encoded by the exons ATGGAATACTACGCAATGCTAAAGGGCTTCGGAAACAATATTCTTATCGTGGAAGGTGAAGAGTGGAAACGGCAGAGGCGGATTGTTTCGCCAGCATTCTCCGAT AAAAACAATCATTTGGTGTGGGAAGCAGCACAGGGATTTGTTGAACAAATGATGGATAGCTGGGGATCTAGGCAGTCAACGATTTTGCATGACGTCAGCGAAGACCTTTCCCTACCG CTTTCGATTTGTGTAATAGCAAAGGCTGGGTTAGGGCAGAATGTATCCTGGGGAAGGGACAGAATTCCATCTGGCCATACGCTGACCTTTAAAGACGCCCTTGCAACTTTCGCTAAAACTGCTCACCTCCCACTAATACTTCCTGATTGGGCTTGGAGCCTTAGGAGATCATGGAATGAGGCGAAACATGCTCATGGCGAGTTAAGA CTTTACTTGCAAGAAATGCTCAATGGTCGTCGTGGACTTAGCGAAGGGGAAATACGGGACGCTGTCACCCAGAAGCATGATCTCTTTAGTCAGCTGCTTTATGCCCGAGACGCTGACAATATGCTAGAGGAAGACGAACTTATCG GAAATGTATTCATATTCTTGATCGCAGGACATGAGACTACTGCGCATACACTTGCCATCATTCTTGCTTTATTAGCGCTCTACCCTCAAGCACAAGATAAAATCGTAAAGCAGGTCCGAGAGCTTGAACACGAGTATGGAAAATTG TCTTATAGTCACATCCACCAGTTGACCTATACTATGGCGGTGATTTACGAAACTTTACGCCTGTTCCCCACG GTTCCTATGATTCCAAAAATGGCGACAGCTGACACGACGCTCATGGTTGGACTCCCGCCCGATAACCGCACAATACATGTTCCGAAATCCATGACGGTTCATATCCAGTTGACTGGTCTGCACTATAATCCTAGCTATTGGGAAAGTCCGGAGGAGTTTGACCCTGAGCGGTTCATGGATCCACACTGGAACCGCGACgcatttatagcattttctCTTGGCCCGAGAGCTTGTATTGGTCGAAG ATTCGCTGAAACTTCATTGGTAGCTGAACTGGTTACTCTGCTCTCGAACTACAAAGTTTCGATCGACGAGTCCCGATTTAGGCTCATTAATGGAGAATCGATCGTAGAGCGCCGTTCACGATTGATTAACCCCAACGAGCGAATAACATTGACTCCCGCTCCAATGCCGTTAGTTTTCTCGCGGAGAGATTAG
- a CDS encoding cytochrome P450 family protein, producing the protein MSLSSILFQCMLGYILVSTVIRWTKFRRALVQINNYPGERVVFGFASLLGNILPYIPYISPGSGHSWRTKYQVFDRLGTDIYGGASVFPPMSYFVVSDPAAVKHVSYSRNGFVKNTESYKILMGFGSNLLVVEGAEWKRQRRIAAPAFSDKNNRLVWDTAKEFVQQMINTWKPNERTITADVGEEVSLPLSLCVIAKAGFGQDVSWGSDPIPTGHKLSFKDALSTASKTMHYPLMIPNWAWGLRRKWSDAKQAHDQLRSYLKEMISTRRTLKEQQIREIINSRYDLFSQLISARDEDDMLTEDELIGNVFIFMIAGHETTAHTLAIILSMLALYPEVQAKLAQQVQQLEREHGNLTYSHIQLLTYAMAVVYETLRLFPMVAFMPKKSAADTKLTVGFPPNTQTIQVPASTQIFVYSTGLHYHPGYWENPEEFDPERFMDPHWNRDAFIAFSLGPRACIGRRFAETSLVAELVTLISKYSVAVDNTRFKHIEGESIVERRSRLIRPEIRLTLSPAAIPLMFSPRV; encoded by the exons ATGTCACTTTCGTCTATACTATTCCAATGCATGCTGGGCTATATACTAGTCTCGACTGTCATTAGATGGACTAAATTTCGTCGAGCTCTTGTTCAGATCAACAACTATCCTGGGGAACGGGTTGTATTCGGGTTTGCCTC GCTCTTGGGAAACATTCTTCCTTATATACCGTATATTTCCCCAGGATCCGGTCACTCGTGGCGTACCAAGTATCAAG TATTCGACAGGCTAGGAACTGACATCTATGGAGGAGCATCAGTATTCCCTCCAATGTCATATTTCGTGGTTTCGGATCCCGCTGCAGTCAAA CACGTATCGTATTCTCGCAACGGCTTTGTTAAAAATACCGAATCCTACAAAATATTAATGGGGTTTGGGAGTAACCTCCTTGTAGTTGAAGGAGCAGAGTGGAAAAGACAAAGGCGAATAGCGGCGCCAGCATTTTCTGAT AAGAACAATCGTTTAGTGTGGGACACGGCCAAAGAATTTGTTCAGCAGATGATCAATACTTGGAAACCCAATGAGCGCACCATTACAGCCGACGTTGGCGAAGAGGTTTCTCTACCG CTGTCACTTTGTGTGATAGCCAAAGCCGGGTTTGGTCAAGATGTCTCATGGGGATCCGACCCGATTCCGACCGGGCATAAACTCTCTTTTAAAGATGCACTTTCGACAGCATCCAAGACAATGCATTATCCGCTGATGATACCCAACTGGGCTTGGGGGCTCAGAAGAAAATGGAGCGACGCAAAGCAAGCCCACGACCAATTGAGA TCATACTTGAAAGAAATGATTTCAACGCGAAGAACGCTCAAGGAACAACAAATACGTGAAATTATCAACAGCAGATACGACCTGTTTAGCCAATTAATTTCCGCTCGAGATGAAGATGATATGCTCACTGAGGACGAACTTATTG GGAATGTATTCATATTTATGATTGCGGGACATGAAACCACTGCGCATACCCTTGCAATTATATTGAGTATGTTAGCGCTCTATCCCGAAGTCCAGGCAAAGCTTGCCCAGCAAGTTCAGCAGCTTGAACGAGAACACGGGAATCTT ACATATAGCCATATTCAGCTGCTCACGTATGCGATGGCTGTGGTTTACGAGACCTTGCGTCTGTTTCCTATG GTGGCCTTCATGCCAAAGAAATCGGCCGCCGACACGAAGCTCACGGTTGGATTTCCGCCCAACACCCAGACTATTCAGGTTCCGGCTTCAACTCAGATATTTGTTTATTCTACCGGTCTACACTATCACCCTGGCTATTGGGAAAATCCGGAGGAGTTTGACCCCGAGCGGTTCATGGATCCACACTGGAACCGCGACGCATTTATAGCATTCTCTCTTGGTCCACGGGCGTGTATCGGTCGAAG ATTTGCTGAAACGTCGTTGGTTGCCGAGCTCGTTACCTTGATTTCTAAGTACAGCGTCGCTGTGGATAACACTCGGTTCAAGCATATAGAAGGAGAGTCGATTGTAGAACGGCGCTCGCGGCTAATACGCCCGGAGATACGGTTGACACTGAGTCCAGCTGCTATTCCATTGATGTTCTCGCCGAGGGTCTAG
- a CDS encoding Retrotransposon gag protein yields MKRTLSRPCGDSQPQKQAKHAGPAFDAVPTETNPLWINNKICPASTSMQDNVGHFVTGDQHSSREPNPPWLAWHPAGLENLMQMHYSPHAVFTIPSTRSGVPHPYSRPTSRSSRCSVAANSQPPTREPSPTPRNLPGMEPEPSIGALLEAIQALSTQVGSLQDQIKSQGKQITQLTALCKETNDLVGDKDQGGAQTKPGPSAGPTTPPTHTGGEAHTPATIRPGLKAPFRPSRGTGFDSEDEEEPRPPKKEPTGTPRRHLGSLTPFDAGSSVKRPKMDLPDPYKGDTRGRKATQWLDRMMLWVALHRDQFDKEEQMVALTAKFKEAFADPNAKRAAARKIAALSQTTTTSEYVTEFRNLMAELDWNKEAYIAQFTQGLHWKENRPKKAPAKSPATVATTSTTTTQRVRLSEDPNYVTPEERDRRRASGLCVKCGQKGHGIKQCPNGWKATIKEVAKVAEEESSGKD; encoded by the exons ATGAAACGCACTCTCAGTCGTCCTTGTGGAGACTCCCAACCGCAAAAGCAAGCCAAACATGCTGGCCCGGCTTTTGATGCAGTTCCAACTGAGACCAATCCACTCTGGATCAACAACA AAATCTGCCCTGCATCTACAAGCATGCAGGACAATGTCGGGCACTTTGTAACTGGAGACCAGCACTCTTCCAGAGAGCCAAATCCGCCTTGGCTAGCATGGCACCCGGCAGGTTTGGAGAACCTGATGCAAAT gcactactccccccacgccgttttcaccattccatccacacgctctggcgtcccccacccatactcccgtcctaccaGCCGCTCTAGTCGTTGTTCCGTGGCAGccaactcccaaccacccactcgcgaaccatctcccactccgcgaaacttgcccggaatggaaccagagccgtccattggcgctctcctcgaggctatccaagccctcTCCACACAAGtcgggtccctccaggaccaaatcaagtctcaaggcaagcaaatcactcagctcaccgccttatgcaaggagaccaacgacctcgttggagacaaggaccagggcggagcccaaacaaagcctggcccatcggcTGGGCCTAccactcctcccacccacacgggaggagaagcccacactccagcaacgattaggcctggactcaaagcCCCCTTCCGAccatcaaggggcacaggttttgactcagaagacgaggaagaaccaaggcctcccaaaaaggagcctacaggaacgcctaggaggCACTTGGGGTCTCTCACCCCCTTCGATGCAGGGTCCAGTGTAAAGCGGCcaaagatggacctcccagacCCCTATAAGGGTGATACCAGGGGACGAAAGgccactcagtggcttgaccgaatgatgctctgggttgccctACATAGGGACCAATTCgacaaggaggagcaaatgGTT gccttaacggccaagtTCAAAGAAGCATTTGCCGATCCCAACGCCAAGCGAGCTGCCGCTAGAAAAATTGCGGCCCTCTCCCAAacaaccaccacctccgagtacgtcacggagttccgcaatctcatggcggaattagactggaacaaggaggcctatattgcgcagttcacgcaaggcctccactggaag gagaaccgtcCCAAAAAGGCACCTGCCAAATCCCcagccaccgtggccaccacttccaccactaccacccaaCGGGTTCGCCTCTCAGAGGACCCAAATTATGTcacaccggaagaaagggatcgccgccgcgcgtctggcctttgtgtcaagtgcggccagaAGGGACACGGAATCAAGCAAtgccccaacggctggaaggctaccatCAAGGAGGTAGCTAAAGTTGCAGAGGAAGAAAGttcgggaaaagattaa
- a CDS encoding Reverse transcriptase (RNA-dependent DNA polymerase), with amino-acid sequence MHNHPTEPLKTLIDSGATSNFISPAIVEKYKIPKTLLENPQVVRMLDGTISQTGRIWHQVQLAVSANGHPHTIPFLVCPIGNTPAILGMTWLMAETPLIDWQQGLVTFPEQIQIASKEEADSDPLADLPSQYHEFAKVFGEEEFKVLPPHREYDISIDLAPDAKLTPGPIYGMTDAESKALKKHIDEELATGKIRPSTSSAGAPVMFVKKADGSLRLVVDYRKLNDVTYKNVYPLPRQDDLMAKLRNAKLFTKLDLQWGYNNVRIKEGDEWKTAFRTKYGLFEYLVMPFGLTNAPAAFQHFMNDLFRDLIDVTVVIYLDDILIFSENPEEHPAHVKEVLSRLMKNQLFCKLSKCYFHVTTVDYLGIVISPAGFSMDQKKIKAVTLWPQPKTVKQVQAFLGFVNYLRRFIPNFSSVARPLHNLTRKETPWSWGNLEEAAFQELKALVTRSPVLIHSNPKLPYYLETDASGVAMGAILSQRGR; translated from the coding sequence ATGCATAACCACCCAACGGAAcccctcaaaaccctgatAGACTCTGGCGCAACTTCCAATTTCATATCACCCGCCATAGtcgaaaaatataaaattccaaaaaccctacttgaaaatccacaagtagtgagaatgttagatggtacaatttcccagactggtcgcatttggcaccaggtacaactcgcggtctcggccaatggccacccccacactatcccatttcttgtttgtcccattggcaacaccccggcaatcctaggcatgacatggttaatgGCGGAAACTCCtcttattgattggcaacaaggTCTAGtaacattccctgaacaaattcaaattgcctccaaggaagaagcggactcaGATCCCCTAGCAGACCTTCCCTCtcaataccatgaatttgctaaagtctttggcgaggaagaatttaaggtcctccctccccATAGGGAGTACGACATCTCTATAGACCTTGCTCCGGATGCCAAACTGACCCCGGGCCccatatatggcatgactgatgcggagtccaaggcgctcaagaaacatattgatgaagaactagcCACGGGCAAGATTCGCCCCAGTACTTCATCAGCAGGTGCCCCAGTAATGTTTGTGAAAAAAGCAGATGGATCCCTCAGGCTGGTAGTCGACTataggaagttgaatgacgTCACCTacaaaaacgtctaccccCTTCCCAGACaagatgaccttatggccaaGCTACGGAACGCCAAGTTATTTACCAAGTTGGACttacaatggggttacaacaatgttcGGATCAAAGAGGGCGACGAGTGGAAAACAGCttttagaaccaaatatggtctCTTTGAGTacttagtcatgccctttggccttacAAATGCCCCGGCAGCgtttcaacacttcatgaatgaccttTTTAGGGATCTGATTGACGTAACGGTGGTCATTTACTTGGAcgacatcctcatcttctccgAAAATCCAGAAGAACACCCGGCCCATGTCAAAGAAGTACTGTCCCgattaatgaagaaccagctgttctgcaaactGTCGAAATGTtatttccacgtcaccacagtTGATTACCTGGGCATTGTTATCTCCCCTGCGggattctccatggatcagaagaagatcaagGCAGTTACATTGTGGCCTCAGCCCAAGACAGTCAAGCAGGTACAGGCATTCCTAGGGTTCGTAAATTACCTCCGCCGctttatccccaacttcagttcCGTGgcacgccccctccacaacctcacacgaaaggaaaccccctggtcatggggtaacctagaAGAAGCGGCATTCCAGGAACTGAAAGCTCTTGTCACCCGGTCACCGGTCTTAATCCATTCCAATCCCAAACTTCCatactacctagaaacagatgcatcaggagtagccatgggagcaattctCAGCCAGAGGGGAAGATAA
- a CDS encoding Retrotransposable element Tf2 protein gives MSKSFSGAEANYDTHDKELLAIIKALEEWRIFLEATDRPIQVFTDHRNLEYWMQARTFNQRHARWRIFLSDFNFEIHYCPGKQSGKPDALSRQSDYVNTAQEPEVMLPSEVFANASEEELEIVTEVRSKLREDPSLEPIIQFLTEDADNAPPSIRKAYRDYNWEEDLLWYQGKLVIPDNEPLKERLLREFHDSPLAGHPGQQRTLELLSQSYWWPGMKSTAKEWVECCPTCQANRRAHAPVISLKPLEVPPFPFHTISYNFITGFPKSNGHDAILVVIDSFSKFGHFIPTSKKVTAKGLADLFVSHVWKLHGLPIRTISDRGTTFTGKFLRALYQRLGIKPSFSSAYHPESDGQTERVNQFIEFYLRSYVAADHSDWATWLPLAEYAYNNARHASTGKTPFELVYGKIR, from the coding sequence ATGTCTAAATCCTTCTCCGGTGCCGAGgccaattatgacacccatgataaggaactcctagccataatcaaggcattagaagaatggcggatcttcctagaggcaacggacagaccaatccaggtgtttacagatcatagaaacctggaatattggatgcaggcaaggactTTTAACCAAcggcatgctagatggcgcatattcctgagcgacttcaattttgagatccattattgcccaggaaaacaatcCGGGAAGCCAGATGCCTTGTCCAGACAATCGGACTATGTCAATACCGCCCAAGAACCCGAAGTCATGTTACCGTCAGAGGTCTTTGCAAACGcatcagaagaagagctggaaattGTTACGGAAGTACGCTCTAAACTGAGGGAAGACCCCTCCCTGGAACCTATCATCCAGTTTCTGACCGAAGATGCTGATAACGCCCCTCCATCAATAAGGAaggcttacagagactacaACTGGGAAGAGGATCTCCTATGGTACCAAGGGAAACTGGTGATCCCAGACAATGAGCCCCTAAAGGAAAGACTCCTCagagaattccatgactcccccctAGCAGGACACCCGGGTCAGCAAAGAACCCTTGAACTCCTGAGCCAAagctactggtggccaggaatgaagtctacagccaaggaatgggtagaatgttgtccCACCTGTCAAGCCAACCGACGTGCGCACGCTCCTGTCATCTCCCTgaaacccctagaagtcccaccatttcccttccacaccatctcatACAACTTCATTACGGGGTTTCCCAAATCAAACGGTCACGACGCAATCCTAGTGGTCATTGACtcattttccaagtttggacaCTTCATTCCGACCTCAAAGAAAgtcacagccaagggtcTGGCGGATCTATTTGTCAGCCACGTATGGAAGTTGCACGGATTACCCATTAGGACTATCTCGGATAGAGGCACCAcattcacaggaaaattccttAGGGCCCTCTATCAAAGGTTGGGAATCAAGCCATCATTTTCCTCAgcttaccacccagaatctgacggacaaacggaacgggtaaaccagttcattgaattctacctcCGTTCTTACGTGGCCGCGGATCATTCAGACTGGGCTACGTGGCTACCtttggcagaatatgcgtacaacaacgccagaCACGCGTCCACAGGAAAAACAccctttgaattggtctaTGGAAAAATCCGGTGA
- a CDS encoding Retrotransposable element Tf2 protein, translating into MSKEKMTRDKGTIPKYSIGEMVWLDGKNVELRTNSNKLDPKRLGPFEVLEKISSHAYRLKLPETLKIHDVFYVGLLSKVHESPSQPFPERPPPETIEGEEEYEVEQIIDSKRQRGKWFYLIKWKGYGPEDNSWEPEELLEHSQEEIQRFNKSRLKKARDSAKSL; encoded by the coding sequence atgagcaaggaaaaGATGACTAGGGATAAAGGAACCATCCCCAAATATTCAATCGGTGAAAtggtctggctagatggaaagaacgtggaactcaggaccaactccaacaaactggatCCTAAGAGACTAGGCCCTTTTGAAGTTTTAGAGAAGATTTCCAGTCATGCATACCGCCTAAAGCTGCCGGAaaccttgaaaatccacgatgTGTTCTACGTGGGACTATTGTCCAAAGTCCATGAGTCCCCTAGCCAACCGTTTCCAGAACGACCCCCTCCAGAAacaattgagggggaagaagagtatgaagtggaacaaatcattgactcaaaaaggcaacgaggaaaatggttctatctgatcaagtggaaaggatacggcccagaagacaattcttgggaaccagaagaactctTGGAGCACAGCCAGGAGGAAATTCAACgtttcaacaagtcacgactgaaaaaggctcgtgactccgccaagagcctttaa
- a CDS encoding Transposon Tf2-7 polyprotein translates to MGFLADYNCRIVYRPGAQNRKADILSRREDHKSAVKEGGETPVLISPELFIAAIQTDSDLNDLIRDALHDDKAVYKILKSLEEDIPVKGWKLDNGLLYYHDRIYVPNEPEIRKAILESRHDNPSTGHPGQFRTLDLLSRDYYWSGMKQSVTKYVQACDSCIRSKHSNRAPEGLLQNIDLPNKPWEEITYDLIVGLPTSEGYDAILTVVDRLSKMVHFIPTHSDATAVDVANLFVSFVWKLHGLPRKTISDQGPQFNAKFLRQVYKRLGIEPHFSTAYRPQVDGQSERLNQFVEIYLRHYINYRQTDWVASLPLAEFAYNNGKHSGSKHSPFYMCYGYNPDFTVGNTKESHVPQADDLADFLKEIQTEAKAALEIAARQNAQYYDLNRREATKLEVGDKVYLSSANIKTSRPSHKLEHKRLGPYKVLEKIGRNSYKLDLPKSMKVHPVFNIALLHKKPVDKYDRDPVPLPPVVTADGEEEYTVERILDSKKDNTWEPKAHLANAPEKLAKFHREHPEAAGP, encoded by the exons atgggatttttggcagattacaactgtaggattgtgtataggccgggcgcacagaatagaaaagcagatattctctctcgccgtgaagaccacaagtctgcggttaaagaggggggtgaaacccctgtgctcataagcccagagctttttattgcagctattcaaacagatagtgaccttaatgatctaataagggacgctctgcatgatgataaagctgtatacaaaatccttaaatccttggaagaggacaTACCTGTTAAAGGATGGAAACTTGATAATGGCTTACTCTACTATCATGACCGGATTTATGTCCCtaatgagccagaaatcaggaaagccatcttagaaagcaggcatgataacccttccactgggcacccaggacagttcagaaccctagacctcctttcaagggattactactggtcagggatgaaacaatctgtaacaaaatatgtccaagcatgcgACTCATGCATACGCAGCAAACACTCCAACCgggctcctgaaggtctccttcaaaacatagatttacccaataagccctgggaggaaataacgtatgacttgattgtaggactccccacctcagaaggatatgatgcaatattaacagtagtggaccgattatccaaaatggtccattttataccaacgcactctgatgctactgctgttgatgttgcaaacctctttgtatcctttgtgtggaagttacatgggttacccaggaaaaccattTCGGACCAAGGCCCCCAATTTAATGCAAAATTCCTGAGACAAGTCTACAAGCGGttggggatagaaccacatttctccactgcatacagaccacaagttgatggacaaagtgaacgcttaaaccagtttgtggaaatTTACCTACGCCACTACATCAACtatagacaaacagactgggttgcatcactaccacttgcggaatttgcatacaataatgggaaacactcaggctccaaacactctcccttctacatgtgctatggttataatccagacttcacagttggaaacaccaaggaaagccatgtcccccaaGCCGACGACCTAGCAGACTTCCTGAAAGAAATCCAAACTGAAGcaaaagctgctttagaaattgctgcaagacaaaatgcgcaatactatgatttaaacagaagggaagcaaccaagctggaagttGGTGATAAAGTTTATTTGAGTAGtgccaacatcaaaacttcaaggccttcccatAAGCTAGAACATAAGCGATTGGGGCCCTAcaaggtcttggagaaaattggcaggaactcttataaactggatctccctaaatccatgaaagtccatcctgtcttcaacattgccctATTACACAAAAAACCAGTAGACAAGTATGACCGTGATCCAGTCCCACTCcccccagttgtcacagctgatggagaagaggaatatactgtggaaaggatcctagactccaagaaa gataacacatgggagcccaaggcccacttagccaatgcccctgaaaaattggctaagtttcaccgtgaacatccagaggcagctggaccttaa